The Candidatus Binataceae bacterium genome contains the following window.
TTTGACATCGCGATTACGGCACGCAGTCAAAAAGCTGATCCTGCCGCCCATGCAGAAGCCCGTGGTGCCGAAGCTTTGCTTCACTTCTTTCATCGGCTTCAGATGATTGATCGAGGCGCTCATGTCGGCGACGATCTGGTCGTCATTGAGCGCGCCCATCAGGCGCATCGCGCCCGGAAGGTCGTTGTAGCCAACGACGTTGTTGGGGGAACGGAAATAGATATTCGGCGACAGCGCGACAAAACCCTCGGCCGCAAAGCGATTCGTGATGCTCCTGATATGATCGTTGAGCCCGAACGCCTCCATCACGACGATAAGCCCCGGATAAGGGCCACCCGTCGCGGGACGCGCGAGATGCGCCGGCATTTTCTCACTACCGGTCTGTACGGTAACTTCCTGTGAAACAACTTCCATAATGGCTGCCTCCCTGTCGGTATCCCGCGGGGAACGCGGGCGCGGCGTTGCCAAGCAATTGAGATAAGCGCCGCTTAGGATTTGCATGCGAACAGAAAACGCTTGCGATCCTTCGATCCTTGTCGCACACCTCGCACTCCTGCTCAAGTACGTTTCATGCCCCACCCAGGTTGCGTCTCGCGCGCGACAGATGCGCGCCGCTACTATATGCGGATTCGAGATGCGCCGCCGATCGGCACCTGAATGATCCCCTTCCGCGACAACGCGGCGCCGCGCCGCCTCACGCCAATCAACATCGCACTGATCGCGATCAACGTCGCCGTTTTCGTCTACGAAGTGAGCCTCGGCCCCAACCTCGGCGGCTTCGTCGATCGTTTTGCGATGGTGCCCGGGGCGATCGACGCGTCGATTCGCTTGCGCGCTCATCTTGCGATTCCGCTCGGCGCGCGCTTGATGCCGCTCGTCACGATCATCACCTCGATGTTCCTGCACGGCGGCTTCTGGCACATCGCAGGCAATATGCTTTACCTTTATATCTTCGGCGCGGCCGTCGAATGGCGGATGGGCTCGCGCCGCTACCTCTACTTCTACTTTCTTTCCGGTATCGCGGCGGCGCTCGCCACGGTCCTGATCACGCCGGCCTCGCAAGTGCCGGTGATCGGCGCGAGCGGTGCTATCGCAGGCGTGCTCGGCGCTTATTTCGTGTTTTTCCCGCGCGGCCGGATCTCGACCATCCTGCCGATCTTTATTTTCATCCAAGTGGTCGAAATTCCGGCGGTCATTTACTTGCTGCTGTGGTTCGGCTTGCAGCTTTACTCCGGCCTCAGCGAAGGCAGCGCTGCGGCGGCGATGGGCGGCGTCGCGTGGTGGGCGCACATAGGAGGATTCATGTTCGGCTTGCTACTCGCGCCGCTGATCGCCGATGAACGCAAGCGCAATCGCATCGGGCGTCGATGATTAATTAACATGCTCTGGAAAAACGATCGCGCGCGCGATGTAATTGCGTTGTAAGCGCACGGCGTATCCGGAATACTTCCGACCCTGAATTGACGCGCACGCGGGATGGAGGATGTGGCAGTGGCGGATTCGACGGACGACATTCTTAAGCGCGTTCCCCCACAAAATCTCGACGCCGAGCAATCGGTGCTCGGCGCAATCCTGCTCGAGAACGACGCGATCAACCAGTCGCTCGAAATTCTCACCGCCGACGATTTCTATCGCGAAGCACATCGACAAATTTTCAGCGCGATGGTCGAGCTGTCGGACCGCAACCAGCCCGTCGATGCGATCACTCTCGTCGATGCGCTGAAGTCGCGCGGCACGCTCGACAATATTGGCGGCGCCGCGTATATCGCAGAGCTCGCCGCATGCGTTCCCACCGCGGCGAACGTCTCGCATTACGCGCGTATCGTGCGCGAGAAAGCCGTGCTGCGGAGCCTCGCAACCGTCGCGACCGATATTGCGAGTTCCGCCTACGAAGCGCCGCCCAATGTCGATGAATTCCTCGACACCGCTGAGCACCGCATCTTCGAGATTTCCGAGCGCCGCATCCGGCCGTCGTTCCATACGATGCCCGAGCTAACGCGCGAGTCGCTGCGCATCCTGGAGCGGCTCTACGAGAAGCGCGAGCTGGTGACTGGCGTGCCGACCGGTTACATCGATCTCGATCGCGTCACAGCGGGATTGCAACCGTCCGATTTGATCATCATCGCGGCGCGGCCTTCGATGGGAAAAACGGCGCTAGCGCTCAACATCGCGGCTTACGCGGCGATGGACGCCGATCCTCCGGTGGGTGTCGCGTTCTTTTCGCTCGAAATGTCAAAGGAGCAGCTCGTGCTGCGTCTCTTATGCTCGGAGGCGCGCGTCAATAGCCAGAAGGCACGCCAGGGATTTCTGCGCGAGCAGGATTTTCCCAAGCTCGCGCAGGCGGCGGGGCGGCTCTCGGAGGCAAACATCTTTATCGACGATTCCTCCGACATGTCGCCGATCGTGCTCAAGGCAAAGTGCCGCCGGCTCGCGAAAGAGCGCGGCAATCGCCTCGGACTCATCATGGTCGATTACCTTCAGTTGATGCGCTCGTCGCGGCCGGGAGAATCGCGCGAAAAAGAAATCGCCGAGATATCGCGCTCGCTGAAGGCACTCGCCAAGGAACTGCGCGTGCCGGTCGTCGCACTGTCGCAGTTGAATCGCCAGGTTGAAACGCGGCCCGATCGCCGTCCGCTCCTCGCCGACCTGCGCGAGTCGGGCGCAATCGAGCAGGACGCGGACGTGATCGGCTTCATCTATCGCGACGACATGTACAATCGCAAAGACAGCAAGGAACCCGGCGTCGCGGAAGTCATTATCGCCAAGCAGCGTAACGGCCCTACCGACACGGTGAAGCTGACCTATCTGTCAGAGTACACCCGTTTCGAGAACTACACTCCCGAATCCGGGGTCTTCGAAGACGCCGGCGGCTAAACGAGTCTTCTCTGGAATTCCAGGCGCTACTTACCTCCGCTACAAACTGCCGGGAGTTCCCAGAGAACTTTGCTTCTGTTCTCGCAGGTCAGAGTAGCTACTGGCTTCGCGCACTTCCGCAAGTCGTCGATCGAATGATACGGAAGGCCGCATTTATCCTCTAGAAAGGTCTTCCACGTAGTTTCAGGTACATCGAGGATGCCGAGGAAAAACACCGAATGGCCGCCTTGACGGACGGGCGCAAAAAAATTCACCAACAGCTTGGTCGTGAGAGGCCCGGCGGCGACTGCCACCGCAGGTAGATCGAACGTAGTTGCACGATTACGCAGAAACGACGAGTAAAGAAGCGAGATTGGATCCCATGAGGTCACCAACAGATCAGACGAATCGACTATCGTTGACAATTGATGGGCTGCATCTAGACAGGGAGTCGGCTCGCTATGCGCATCGACCGCCCGCGCGAAGCCGGCCGTGACGATGACCAGCGCAGCGAACGCTTCGGGAATAAGCACTTTCCACTGTCGGTGGAGTGTACGCCAGCCAGTGAATATCACGCTCCAGCCGAGAATTACGGCAGCCAACGGCTGTAGCCATAACTTGTCATACAGCGGATCCCAATAAATCAGCGCCAATGCGTCAAATATCAATGCGACGAGGCAACAGCTGAGGAATAAGCGTTGGTTGGGGCTTAGAAGCGCGCGTGCGTAGACGCTGCGAATCACCGTCCACGAGAACCAGAGTATCGAAATCAAAACTGCGCCTACTGCAATCAAAATCGTATCAACAGACTCGGTGCGCAGCGAACGGATTCCTCCATAGTCGAGAGGCAGCGCTCCGAAAATTCCACTGGCGAAGCCGAATGGTAAATTGACTATTTTTGCGATAGTCACTCTGCCATAAACCCGGTCGCCTCCGCCCATCGCAGCGAACCGCCGCCA
Protein-coding sequences here:
- a CDS encoding dienelactone hydrolase family protein, with the translated sequence MEVVSQEVTVQTGSEKMPAHLARPATGGPYPGLIVVMEAFGLNDHIRSITNRFAAEGFVALSPNIYFRSPNNVVGYNDLPGAMRLMGALNDDQIVADMSASINHLKPMKEVKQSFGTTGFCMGGRISFLTACRNRDVKATAPYYGGGMVKSRQPGVKAPIEYVEGLNAAVLAFFGGKDAFIPIEEVDAFRDALRKAGKSAEVVLYPDADHGFMCDERPSFHPTHSKEAWTKTIAFFKQHLG
- a CDS encoding rhomboid family intramembrane serine protease, yielding MIPFRDNAAPRRLTPINIALIAINVAVFVYEVSLGPNLGGFVDRFAMVPGAIDASIRLRAHLAIPLGARLMPLVTIITSMFLHGGFWHIAGNMLYLYIFGAAVEWRMGSRRYLYFYFLSGIAAALATVLITPASQVPVIGASGAIAGVLGAYFVFFPRGRISTILPIFIFIQVVEIPAVIYLLLWFGLQLYSGLSEGSAAAAMGGVAWWAHIGGFMFGLLLAPLIADERKRNRIGRR
- the dnaB gene encoding replicative DNA helicase, whose translation is MADSTDDILKRVPPQNLDAEQSVLGAILLENDAINQSLEILTADDFYREAHRQIFSAMVELSDRNQPVDAITLVDALKSRGTLDNIGGAAYIAELAACVPTAANVSHYARIVREKAVLRSLATVATDIASSAYEAPPNVDEFLDTAEHRIFEISERRIRPSFHTMPELTRESLRILERLYEKRELVTGVPTGYIDLDRVTAGLQPSDLIIIAARPSMGKTALALNIAAYAAMDADPPVGVAFFSLEMSKEQLVLRLLCSEARVNSQKARQGFLREQDFPKLAQAAGRLSEANIFIDDSSDMSPIVLKAKCRRLAKERGNRLGLIMVDYLQLMRSSRPGESREKEIAEISRSLKALAKELRVPVVALSQLNRQVETRPDRRPLLADLRESGAIEQDADVIGFIYRDDMYNRKDSKEPGVAEVIIAKQRNGPTDTVKLTYLSEYTRFENYTPESGVFEDAGG